In Haliaeetus albicilla chromosome 32, bHalAlb1.1, whole genome shotgun sequence, a single window of DNA contains:
- the LOC104320429 gene encoding butyrophilin subfamily 2 member A1 — MGFLVQLRGVTFILVLVSTHHPTAGGGHDPLLVLDGYEADGIHLKCLSERLFAEVQVLWIDGRGDNVTGTPLTTGTITANASSSIILKPGSGSSVTCKIIDKLLKTSTESSVVIADVFFPDTSPWLAAFVVILLLSIFLVIAAIHKLRKDNKTTTREKNAQKEIQKEISQLKDELAEEQDRFQKENLDMSIKIEKIQNELEFRRAHRNAVNITLDENCKHPSLTIKEKNRVMSSTQKEILPKAIVVATEGFSEKKHYWEVEVGDQSEWELGVVCEEIRNTLRGNTMDTFPKGNLFSLQFSQGEYSLTGGKGVRTCKPCSVVGVLLDQELHKLSFFDVEEKCFLGSLSFEFSGNLYPFFSPGSDGKWLGVRPTNVYI; from the exons ATGGGGTTCTTGGTCCAGCTGAGAGGAGTCACCTTCATCTTGGTATTGGTATCTACACACCATCCCACTGCAG GTGGTGGCCACGACCCATTGCTTGTCTTGGATGGTTATGAGGCTGATGGTATTCATCTCAAATGTTTGTCTGAGAGGTTgtttgctgaagtccaggtgtTGTGGATAGATGGTAGAGGAGACAATGTCACTGGGACTCCTCTCACCACTGGCACTATCACTGCTAATGCCAGCAGCTCTATCATTCTAAAACCAGGATCTGGAAGCTCTGTGACCTGCAAAATAATTGATAAACTGCTGAAAACATCAACAGAATCTTCAGTTGTCATTGCAG aTGTCTTCTTTCCTGACACTTCCCCTTGGCTGGCAGCTTTTGTCGTGATCCTGCTCTTGAGCATATTCCTGGTTATCGCTGCAATTCATAAACTCAGAA aGGACAATAAGACAACTACTCGTGAAA AAAATGCACAAAAGGAAATTCAAAAAG AGATAAGCCAACTCAAGGATGAACTGG ctgaggagcaggacagatttcagaagg AAAATCTGGATATGTCAATCAAAATTG aaaaaatccAGAACGAACTGG agTTCAGGAGAGCTCATAGAAATGCAG TTAATATCACTCTGGATGAGAACTGCAAACATCCCAGCCTCACcattaaggagaaaaacagagtCATGTCCTCCACCCAGAAAGAGATCCTGCCCAAAGCAATAGTGGTAGCTACTGAAGggttttcagaaaagaaacattactGGGAAGTGGAGGTGGGGGACCAATCAGAATGGGAGCTGGGTGTGGTGTGTGAGGAGATTAGAAATACACTGAGGGGCAACACTATGGATACTTTCCCAAAGGGGAATTTATTCAGCCTGCAGTTTTCTCAGGGAGAATACAGCTTAACTGGTGGGAAGGGTGTAAGAACTTGCAAGCCCTGCAGCGTGGTAGGTGTTTTGCTGGATCAGGAACTTCATAAGCTTTCATTCTTTGATGTTGAAGAAAAGTGCTTTCTTGGGTCTCTCTCTTTTGAGTTTTCTGGGAATCTGTACCCATTCTTCAGTCCAGGCTCTGATGGCAAATGGTTGGGAGTACGCCCAAccaatgtatatatttaa